One window from the genome of Metabacillus flavus encodes:
- the hflX gene encoding GTPase HflX — protein sequence MSDFSKTQPEQAVVVGCQLPFVSDEQFYYSLEELKSLIKTAQGTVIADIAQKRDRLHPATCIGKGKLEELKALAEELEPDVVIFNGELSPSQIRNLQKELEIKVIDRTQLILDIFAQRAQTREGKLQVELAQLDYLLPRLSGQGIHLSRQGGGIGARGPGETQLETDRRHINKRMVEIKQQLKTVISHRARYRERRKRNQAFQIALVGYTNAGKSTLFNRLTESDSFEENLLFATLDPMTRKMGLPSGYQALLTDTVGFIQDLPTTLVAAFRSTLEEAKEADLILHVVDTSSEDSINHEKTVFRLLEELEASSIPRLTIYNKKDKILPEFTPNTADPYILVSALNKQDLDDLKIKIEEQIKNEMVPYSMELPPNEGRLISQLKRDTIVQSFSFNEEKEAYEISGYAQSGDSKLPSKELADEDEW from the coding sequence TTGAGTGATTTCTCAAAAACACAGCCTGAACAGGCGGTTGTTGTCGGATGCCAGCTTCCATTTGTATCGGATGAACAATTTTATTATTCACTTGAAGAACTTAAATCCCTGATAAAAACAGCACAGGGTACTGTAATAGCGGACATCGCCCAGAAACGGGACCGATTGCACCCGGCAACCTGCATTGGGAAAGGGAAGCTTGAGGAATTAAAAGCCCTTGCAGAAGAACTTGAACCGGATGTCGTAATCTTTAATGGAGAGCTTTCGCCAAGTCAGATCCGCAACCTGCAAAAAGAGCTCGAAATAAAGGTCATCGACCGCACCCAGCTGATTTTGGATATTTTTGCACAGCGCGCCCAGACAAGGGAAGGCAAGCTGCAAGTTGAGCTTGCACAGCTTGATTACCTGCTTCCGCGGCTCTCCGGGCAAGGGATTCATCTATCAAGGCAGGGCGGCGGAATCGGGGCTAGAGGACCAGGTGAAACGCAGCTCGAAACAGATCGGCGCCACATTAATAAAAGAATGGTTGAAATTAAACAGCAGCTGAAAACAGTCATCAGCCACAGAGCCCGTTACCGGGAGCGCCGCAAACGGAATCAGGCGTTTCAAATTGCTCTTGTCGGCTATACAAATGCCGGGAAATCCACGTTGTTTAACCGGCTGACTGAGTCCGATAGCTTTGAAGAGAACCTGCTTTTCGCTACATTGGATCCGATGACCCGTAAAATGGGCCTCCCTAGCGGATATCAAGCCCTTTTAACAGACACGGTTGGCTTCATTCAGGATTTGCCAACTACTCTTGTTGCTGCCTTCAGATCCACCCTGGAAGAGGCGAAGGAAGCTGATTTAATTTTACATGTAGTTGATACGTCCAGTGAGGACAGCATCAACCATGAGAAAACGGTTTTCAGGCTGCTTGAGGAACTGGAAGCGAGTTCGATTCCAAGACTGACGATTTACAATAAAAAGGATAAAATACTGCCGGAATTTACGCCGAATACAGCCGATCCTTATATCTTGGTAAGTGCGTTAAATAAACAGGATCTTGATGACTTGAAAATAAAAATTGAGGAACAGATTAAAAATGAAATGGTTCCGTATTCAATGGAGCTGCCGCCTAATGAGGGAAGACTGATCTCTCAGCTTAAACGCGATACGATTGTGCAGTCCTTTTCATTTAACGAAGAAAAAGAAGCTTATGAAATCAGCGGGTATGCTCAGTCTGGAGACTCTAAGCTTCCATCAAAAGAATTAGCAGATGAGGATGAATGGTAA
- a CDS encoding ABC transporter substrate-binding protein: MNKRNWSSAAKVIIIAIVLSLAGCGQSGDGKVKLDFMWFSDGGEGEVMKEIIEKYEKQNPDVDINLVEIAFKDVKTKLKTMIAGGKPPALVRINDTYEFADYAIDLTDYVGDQEKFISQFEDSIKPFYVIDGKIIAAPMDITANGMYYNKDLFKKAGVKVPQTPEEIWTWDEFTAALKKVKEKGDARYPMVWDSSGHRWSTMMYEYGGSLFNEDLTKAAVNGPASVKALTDFKKMHKEGLIPDSVWLGGENPNNLFRSGTVAVHLAGNWMMGSYKDITHFSWGVTYLPKDETRSSVPGGKYVMGLKNTGVEKETAKFIQYLSTKEVNAEYIEKSLFLSARKDNKDLNYPLDDHMFDVFTDEFKHTTPQAAKDWSYQQVMNKNAGDLTTGIAKALKGESTPQEALDEVAEIFDGTIEQNNKQP; encoded by the coding sequence TTGAACAAGAGAAATTGGAGCAGCGCTGCTAAAGTCATCATTATTGCAATAGTGCTCTCGCTTGCCGGATGCGGTCAATCAGGAGATGGGAAAGTAAAGCTGGATTTTATGTGGTTCTCTGACGGCGGAGAAGGAGAAGTCATGAAAGAAATTATAGAAAAATATGAAAAGCAGAATCCGGATGTCGACATTAATCTGGTGGAAATTGCGTTCAAGGATGTAAAAACCAAATTAAAAACCATGATAGCAGGCGGAAAGCCGCCGGCGCTTGTCCGGATAAATGATACATATGAATTTGCTGATTATGCAATAGATTTGACTGATTATGTTGGAGATCAGGAGAAATTCATCAGCCAGTTCGAGGATTCCATCAAGCCATTTTATGTCATAGACGGGAAAATTATTGCAGCCCCGATGGACATAACGGCCAATGGAATGTACTACAACAAGGATCTTTTCAAAAAGGCGGGAGTGAAGGTTCCGCAGACGCCGGAGGAAATTTGGACGTGGGATGAGTTCACGGCAGCCTTAAAAAAGGTCAAAGAAAAAGGGGATGCACGATATCCGATGGTGTGGGATTCGTCAGGACACCGCTGGTCGACGATGATGTACGAATATGGCGGCAGCTTGTTTAATGAAGATTTGACTAAAGCAGCCGTTAACGGTCCTGCATCTGTAAAAGCACTAACCGACTTCAAGAAAATGCATAAGGAAGGCCTAATCCCCGATTCTGTATGGCTTGGCGGCGAGAATCCTAATAATCTGTTCCGCTCAGGTACAGTTGCCGTCCATTTAGCAGGAAACTGGATGATGGGAAGCTATAAGGATATCACACATTTTAGTTGGGGTGTCACCTATCTGCCTAAAGATGAAACGCGATCTTCCGTGCCGGGAGGAAAGTATGTAATGGGCTTGAAGAATACCGGTGTAGAAAAGGAAACCGCGAAGTTTATTCAATATTTATCAACAAAAGAAGTTAATGCAGAGTATATAGAGAAGTCCTTATTCCTAAGTGCAAGAAAAGATAACAAAGATCTAAATTATCCGCTGGATGATCATATGTTTGATGTGTTTACGGATGAGTTTAAACATACAACTCCGCAGGCAGCAAAAGACTGGTCATATCAGCAGGTCATGAATAAAAACGCTGGAGATTTAACAACCGGGATTGCGAAAGCTCTTAAAGGAGAATCGACTCCCCAGGAGGCTCTCGATGAAGTGGCTGAAATCTTCGATGGCACGATTGAACAAAACAATAAACAGCCATAG
- the hfq gene encoding RNA chaperone Hfq has product MKQAINIQDQFLNQLRKDGIFVTVFLLNGFQLRGLVKGFDNFTVLLETEGKQQLIYKHAISTFAPQKNIQLETE; this is encoded by the coding sequence ATGAAACAAGCAATCAATATTCAGGACCAATTTTTGAACCAGCTGCGCAAGGACGGAATTTTTGTCACTGTATTCCTTCTTAACGGATTTCAGCTGAGAGGGCTGGTAAAAGGATTCGATAATTTTACTGTACTGCTTGAGACCGAAGGCAAGCAGCAGTTAATTTATAAGCATGCAATCTCAACGTTTGCACCGCAAAAGAACATCCAGCTTGAAACGGAATAA
- a CDS encoding carbohydrate ABC transporter permease, whose product MVVEKSKAMPMPIKKTNVQTMKKAQRKKKMAPYLFVLPNLLIFLIFIIIPALMGLVYSFTSYNGVSDMKFTGLENYIRLFNNAEFWKIMLNTLIYAALVVPLVFAISLGIAMLMIKEMKARGLFRAIIFWPTMISFIIVGLSWKWIFGDSFGVITYLLEAGGLPPIKWLSDPVIAKITIVIATVWARVGFFMVIFIAGLQSIPASYYEAAQIDGASRSQLFWKITLPLLKPTSLLVFMLLIVESVKAYPLIFSLTGGGPAKETTLIVQYIFEFGFTKSEVGYASAMSVVLFLLIGAFTLIQFKWAEGGKID is encoded by the coding sequence ATGGTGGTTGAAAAATCAAAGGCTATGCCTATGCCAATAAAGAAAACAAATGTACAGACGATGAAAAAAGCGCAAAGAAAAAAGAAGATGGCGCCCTACTTATTTGTCCTTCCGAACCTGTTAATTTTCTTAATATTTATAATCATTCCTGCTTTAATGGGACTTGTCTATTCATTTACAAGCTATAATGGCGTATCGGATATGAAATTTACAGGCTTGGAAAACTATATTCGATTGTTCAATAACGCTGAATTCTGGAAAATAATGTTAAACACACTCATATACGCTGCACTTGTTGTGCCGCTTGTGTTTGCGATCTCACTCGGAATTGCCATGCTGATGATTAAGGAAATGAAGGCAAGAGGTCTTTTCAGAGCCATTATCTTCTGGCCGACTATGATTTCTTTCATTATTGTCGGCCTATCCTGGAAATGGATATTTGGAGACAGCTTCGGGGTTATAACCTATCTGCTGGAGGCGGGTGGACTTCCGCCGATTAAATGGCTGTCGGATCCGGTTATTGCGAAGATAACCATCGTTATTGCAACTGTATGGGCCCGTGTCGGATTTTTCATGGTCATATTTATCGCCGGCCTGCAGAGCATACCAGCTTCTTATTATGAAGCCGCGCAAATAGACGGGGCAAGCAGAAGCCAGCTTTTCTGGAAAATCACGCTCCCGCTCTTAAAACCGACGAGCCTTCTTGTTTTTATGCTGCTGATTGTAGAATCAGTTAAGGCTTATCCGCTCATCTTTTCCCTTACAGGTGGCGGACCGGCTAAAGAAACGACCTTAATTGTTCAATATATCTTTGAGTTTGGATTCACGAAAAGCGAAGTCGGCTATGCAAGTGCCATGTCGGTCGTATTGTTCCTGCTGATTGGTGCGTTCACGCTGATTCAATTTAAATGGGCAGAAGGGGGGAAAATCGATTGA
- a CDS encoding aminotransferase class I/II-fold pyridoxal phosphate-dependent enzyme has product MLNQLKHGEKLYPIIRETEAQIAELHKRIDERIEVNQYRVLQSYQTHKVSDSHFNPSTGYGYDDIGRDTLEKIYADVFGGEAALVRPQIISGTHAISIALFGVLRPGNELIYMTGRPYDTLEEIVGIRGRGIGSLKEFGIGYQHVELKNDGTPDFDALKNAITGKTKMIGIQRSKGYASRPSFTISEIREMIEFVKSINPELIVFVDNCYGEFIEELEPCHAGADLMAGSLIKNPGGGLAKTGGYITGKKQLVEACSYRMTSPGIGAEAGASLYSLQEMFQGFFLAPHVAGQALKGAVFTAAVLEKAGLKTSPSWDAVRTDLIQSVQFDDPARMIAFCQAIQFASPINSHVTPYPSYMPGYEDDVIMAAGTFIQGASIELSADGPLRAPYTAYVQGGLTYSHVKIAICSALDFLLEKELITL; this is encoded by the coding sequence ATGCTGAATCAATTAAAACACGGGGAAAAGCTTTATCCGATTATCAGAGAAACAGAAGCGCAAATCGCAGAATTGCATAAGCGCATCGATGAACGAATTGAAGTGAATCAATACCGGGTGCTGCAAAGCTATCAGACGCATAAAGTAAGTGATTCTCATTTTAATCCTTCCACCGGATACGGGTACGATGATATCGGACGGGACACCCTGGAAAAAATATATGCGGATGTATTTGGAGGAGAGGCAGCGCTTGTCCGTCCTCAAATTATTTCGGGGACGCACGCTATTTCCATCGCTTTGTTTGGAGTGCTCCGCCCCGGAAATGAATTAATTTATATGACCGGACGTCCTTATGACACTCTTGAAGAAATTGTTGGGATCAGGGGCAGGGGAATTGGGTCTTTAAAAGAATTTGGGATCGGTTATCAGCACGTGGAATTAAAAAATGATGGCACTCCTGATTTTGATGCACTGAAAAACGCAATCACAGGCAAGACAAAAATGATCGGCATTCAAAGATCTAAGGGCTATGCCAGCCGTCCTTCCTTTACCATTTCAGAAATCAGAGAAATGATTGAATTTGTTAAATCCATTAATCCGGAGCTTATTGTTTTTGTAGACAACTGCTACGGGGAATTTATTGAAGAGCTTGAGCCTTGCCACGCCGGGGCTGATTTGATGGCGGGTTCCCTAATTAAAAATCCCGGGGGAGGCCTTGCCAAAACAGGCGGCTACATAACAGGAAAAAAACAGCTTGTTGAAGCATGTTCGTACAGAATGACTTCTCCTGGCATCGGAGCAGAAGCCGGAGCTTCCCTGTATAGTCTCCAGGAAATGTTCCAGGGCTTTTTCCTTGCTCCTCACGTGGCAGGTCAAGCACTGAAGGGCGCCGTTTTTACAGCGGCAGTTCTGGAAAAAGCGGGTTTAAAAACGTCGCCATCATGGGATGCGGTTCGGACAGACTTAATCCAGTCTGTTCAATTTGATGATCCCGCCCGAATGATCGCTTTCTGTCAGGCTATCCAGTTTGCATCTCCCATCAATTCTCATGTTACACCTTATCCAAGCTATATGCCTGGCTATGAGGATGATGTCATTATGGCTGCCGGAACCTTTATCCAAGGAGCAAGCATTGAATTGTCAGCAGACGGACCTCTCAGGGCTCCTTATACTGCCTATGTGCAAGGCGGGCTGACCTATTCCCATGTAAAGATCGCGATTTGCTCCGCTTTAGATTTTCTACTGGAAAAAGAGTTGATTACCTTATAA
- a CDS encoding MerR family transcriptional regulator, whose translation MGDNIRRSMPLFPIGIVMQLTELSARQIRYYEEHELIFPARTEGNRRMFSFNDVDQLLEIKSLIEQRVNLAGIKQIFSRKDIPAVPQAEPAKAEKPDLTDEELRKLLKAEMAQGGNFNRPTLRQGDMSRFFH comes from the coding sequence ATGGGTGATAACATTAGACGCTCAATGCCTTTGTTTCCTATAGGGATTGTCATGCAGCTGACGGAATTGTCTGCAAGACAAATCCGTTACTATGAGGAGCATGAATTGATTTTCCCTGCCCGGACAGAAGGCAATCGCCGTATGTTCTCGTTCAATGATGTAGATCAGCTTTTAGAGATTAAGAGCCTCATTGAGCAGCGCGTAAACTTGGCGGGCATAAAACAGATATTTTCAAGGAAAGATATTCCTGCAGTCCCGCAGGCAGAACCTGCTAAAGCAGAAAAGCCTGATTTGACTGACGAAGAGCTGAGGAAGCTCCTCAAAGCTGAAATGGCCCAGGGAGGCAACTTCAACAGACCGACTTTGCGTCAAGGAGACATGTCCAGGTTCTTTCATTAA
- a CDS encoding trimeric intracellular cation channel family protein produces MTWEVLSIIGTVAFAVSGAIVAMEEEYDILGVYILGIVTAFGGGAIRNLLIGVPVSALWEQGLYFQIALFSITLVFVFPQFLMKHWNRWGNFTDAIGLSAFAIQGALYAAKMEHPLSAVVVAAVLTGSGGGIVRDMLARRKPLVLRAEIYAAWAIIGGFAIGLGWARSSFELYTLFVFITLFRIFSYTFHWKLPSRSIYNEKSHFEQ; encoded by the coding sequence ATGACGTGGGAAGTATTGAGCATTATCGGCACGGTTGCCTTTGCAGTAAGCGGTGCAATTGTTGCTATGGAAGAAGAGTATGACATTTTAGGTGTTTACATATTAGGTATTGTCACAGCTTTTGGCGGAGGAGCCATCCGGAACCTTTTAATCGGGGTCCCGGTATCCGCTCTTTGGGAGCAGGGCCTTTATTTTCAAATCGCTCTCTTTTCCATCACACTTGTTTTTGTTTTCCCTCAATTTTTAATGAAGCATTGGAACAGATGGGGTAATTTTACAGATGCAATTGGATTATCGGCATTCGCTATCCAGGGTGCTCTTTACGCTGCAAAGATGGAGCATCCGCTAAGCGCGGTCGTGGTTGCCGCTGTTCTAACAGGAAGCGGCGGCGGTATTGTCAGGGATATGTTAGCGAGGAGAAAGCCTCTCGTTCTTAGGGCAGAAATTTATGCAGCCTGGGCGATCATCGGCGGTTTTGCAATCGGACTCGGTTGGGCTCGGTCGTCTTTTGAATTGTATACATTGTTTGTCTTTATAACTCTATTCAGAATTTTTTCCTATACGTTCCATTGGAAACTCCCATCCCGCAGCATTTATAATGAGAAATCTCATTTTGAACAATAA
- the spoVK gene encoding stage V sporulation protein K codes for MDQAVTYKNNGQINIILNGQTKAGKEAEGKGYDLVLPKTDFKHAILRQIEEEMGTLVGMEEMKRNIKEIYAWIFVSQKREEQGLKAGKQALHMMFKGNPGTGKTTVARLIGKLFCQMNVLSKGHLIEAERADLVGEYIGHTAQKTRELIKRSLGGILFIDEAYSLARGGEKDFGKEAIDTLVKHMEDKQHEFILILAGYSKEMDQFLAINPGLHSRFPLVIDFPDYTVDQLMDISKRMIEEREYVWSREAEWKLRDHLMSVKSMTQPSKFSNGRFIRNVIEKSIRAQAMRLLLADKYNRDELITIKAQDLIVRDEKPL; via the coding sequence ATGGATCAGGCAGTTACTTATAAAAATAACGGACAAATCAATATTATCCTTAATGGCCAGACGAAAGCAGGCAAGGAAGCGGAAGGTAAGGGCTATGACCTTGTTCTGCCCAAAACGGATTTTAAGCACGCCATTCTCAGGCAGATTGAAGAGGAAATGGGCACGCTTGTCGGAATGGAAGAAATGAAGCGGAATATAAAAGAAATTTACGCCTGGATCTTTGTCAGCCAAAAGCGTGAGGAACAAGGGCTAAAGGCAGGAAAACAGGCGCTTCATATGATGTTCAAAGGAAATCCGGGTACAGGAAAGACTACGGTGGCCCGGCTGATCGGAAAGCTGTTCTGTCAAATGAACGTGCTTTCCAAAGGGCATTTGATTGAAGCAGAGAGGGCTGACTTAGTAGGAGAGTATATCGGTCACACCGCTCAAAAAACGAGAGAATTGATAAAACGGTCGCTTGGCGGGATTTTATTTATCGATGAGGCTTATTCACTCGCAAGGGGCGGAGAGAAGGATTTCGGTAAAGAAGCAATAGACACACTCGTAAAGCACATGGAAGACAAACAGCACGAATTTATCCTCATTCTTGCCGGCTATTCCAAAGAAATGGATCAATTCCTTGCAATCAACCCCGGTTTGCATTCCAGATTTCCGCTCGTTATTGATTTCCCGGATTATACAGTTGACCAGCTGATGGACATTTCGAAAAGAATGATTGAGGAGCGGGAATATGTATGGAGCAGGGAAGCAGAATGGAAGCTGAGAGATCATTTAATGTCCGTCAAGAGCATGACGCAGCCATCAAAATTCAGCAACGGCCGTTTCATACGGAATGTAATTGAAAAATCGATCAGAGCTCAGGCTATGAGACTGTTATTGGCTGATAAATACAACCGGGATGAATTGATAACGATTAAAGCTCAGGATTTGATTGTCCGTGACGAGAAGCCGCTTTGA
- the miaA gene encoding tRNA (adenosine(37)-N6)-dimethylallyltransferase MiaA — protein sequence MLENQKVIVIIGPTGVGKTKLSLEAAHKLNGEIISGDSMQIYRGMDIGTAKIRQDEMEGIPHHLIDIKNPDESFSAADFQQLARSCIEDIASRGKMPIVAGGTGLYIQSLLYDYQFSEQPSDPEFRLRMENMAEEKGAEYIHSLLMEADPESAERIHPNNQRRVIRALEIFHASGKTMTDQLESEYRSEHYQSAIIGLTMDRETLYYRINQRVEKMLEEGLLDEVTRLYQTGLKTGQAVQAIGYKEIYRHLDGEISLEEAVEQLKQNSRRYAKRQLTWFRNRMDVKWYDMTPPAQSEQKLDEIFTYIAGKLHL from the coding sequence ATGCTGGAAAATCAAAAAGTAATAGTCATCATAGGACCAACTGGAGTCGGAAAAACGAAACTTAGCCTCGAAGCTGCCCATAAGCTGAATGGAGAGATTATCAGCGGCGATTCGATGCAGATTTACAGAGGAATGGATATTGGGACGGCCAAAATACGCCAGGATGAGATGGAGGGCATCCCCCATCACCTGATCGATATAAAAAATCCGGATGAGAGCTTTTCGGCTGCGGATTTTCAGCAGCTTGCGCGATCCTGTATTGAAGATATTGCTTCAAGAGGGAAAATGCCGATTGTGGCAGGGGGGACTGGTTTATATATACAGTCTCTGCTTTACGATTACCAGTTTTCAGAACAGCCGTCAGATCCTGAATTCCGCCTGCGCATGGAGAATATGGCAGAGGAAAAAGGTGCGGAGTATATCCACTCGCTTCTAATGGAGGCAGACCCTGAATCGGCTGAGCGCATCCATCCCAACAATCAGAGAAGAGTCATCAGAGCATTAGAAATTTTTCATGCCTCAGGGAAAACCATGACAGATCAGCTTGAAAGTGAGTACCGGTCGGAACATTATCAATCTGCAATTATAGGCTTGACGATGGACCGTGAAACCTTGTACTATCGAATTAACCAGCGGGTTGAAAAGATGCTTGAAGAAGGACTGCTTGATGAAGTTACGCGCCTTTACCAAACCGGATTGAAAACAGGACAGGCTGTTCAAGCGATTGGATATAAAGAAATCTACCGGCATCTTGATGGTGAAATCTCTTTAGAAGAAGCTGTTGAGCAGCTTAAGCAAAATTCGAGAAGATATGCAAAACGCCAGCTTACATGGTTCCGGAATCGAATGGACGTCAAATGGTACGATATGACTCCTCCGGCCCAATCCGAACAGAAGCTTGACGAAATTTTTACATATATAGCAGGAAAGCTTCATCTTTAA
- a CDS encoding carbohydrate ABC transporter permease, whose amino-acid sequence MIFIAPVLWIFISSVKGPIDLYSWPPKFFPDSLSFENFTAAFSKGNFGLYFINSAIVAVSATILTLLINTMAGYALSKFRFKGDTLILFLFLSTLMIPIEVIMTPIFTVISKLGLYNNLLGLIIPPAATPMGVFLIRQYLLTVPDDLLEAARMDGASEWRIFWTIIVPIAKPVIAVLTIFSFMWRWDDFIWPLIVISDPSKYTIQLALANFIGEFRVDWGSLLAMSVVTMIPILIVFLIFQKQFVKGMATSGMKE is encoded by the coding sequence ATGATCTTCATTGCCCCCGTTCTGTGGATATTTATTTCTTCCGTAAAGGGGCCAATTGATCTTTATTCATGGCCGCCAAAGTTTTTTCCGGATTCGCTTTCATTTGAGAATTTTACAGCTGCCTTCAGCAAAGGGAATTTTGGATTGTACTTCATTAACAGTGCCATTGTTGCGGTATCGGCAACAATTTTGACATTGCTGATCAATACAATGGCGGGGTATGCGCTCTCCAAGTTTCGATTTAAAGGAGATACGCTCATCTTATTCTTGTTCCTGTCTACACTTATGATTCCAATTGAGGTCATCATGACCCCAATCTTTACCGTGATCAGCAAGCTCGGGCTTTATAATAATCTGCTTGGTCTGATTATTCCTCCCGCTGCCACACCGATGGGGGTGTTCCTGATCCGCCAGTATTTGCTGACAGTCCCGGATGACCTCCTGGAAGCAGCAAGAATGGACGGAGCCAGCGAATGGAGAATTTTTTGGACAATCATTGTTCCGATTGCGAAGCCTGTTATTGCCGTCCTGACGATATTCTCATTCATGTGGAGATGGGATGACTTCATCTGGCCGCTTATTGTCATTAGCGATCCATCCAAATATACCATTCAGCTTGCATTGGCAAATTTCATAGGGGAATTCAGAGTCGACTGGGGCAGCCTGCTTGCTATGTCAGTTGTGACAATGATTCCGATTTTGATCGTATTCCTCATTTTCCAAAAGCAATTTGTTAAAGGGATGGCTACTTCAGGTATGAAAGAGTAA